From the genome of Vigna angularis cultivar LongXiaoDou No.4 chromosome 11, ASM1680809v1, whole genome shotgun sequence, one region includes:
- the LOC108334113 gene encoding uncharacterized protein LOC108334113 isoform X2, whose protein sequence is MFWKLASLSASSPVEAILDKDNFTLEELLDEEEVIQECKALNSRLINFLRDQTQVEQLLRYIIEEAPEDAENKRAFKFPFIACEIFTCEIDVILKTLVDDEELMNLLFSFLEPNRSHSALLAGYFSKVVVCLMIRKTVPLMNYVQVHQNVFRQLVDLIGITSIMEVLVRLVGADDHMYHNFIDVMQWLAESNLLEMIIDKLSPSCPPEVHANAAETLCTITRNPSSTLAIKLSSPSYVEKLLDHALEDSQSKSSLVNSLSVCVSLLDPKRSAISSPLFHSFRSQHMYEPPIPVNPDTIGAMLPKLGELLMLLNVSSDEKVLPTTYGELRPPLGKHRLKIVEFIAVLLKTGNEVAEKDMVNSGTIQRVIDLFFEYPYNNSLHHHVESIILSCLESKADAIVDHLLRECNLIGRFLQADKHSILSADKNTPTVLAAGKQAPRAGNIGHITRIANKLVHLAHSRSLILTCLQENSEWSEWQTSVLQERNVVENVHRWACGRPTALQDRMRDSDDDDLHDRDYDVAALANNLSQAFRYKIYGNEDNEEERGNGDREDEDVYFDDDSAQVVISNLRLSDDQGSLFTNSNWFAFQDDRIGDATGGTTSSEMMDEINMNGAANGGNSSDDEVVVGEDEELAESTNNLNGTSNSSTNINGVTGSDSMNGDALNFESKKASASHDMGFFRFESDNEELFGDRPLPEWVGWGGPLDVQDAGSTTNPFVDHDSSGYNLSTKPQIGNLNPSPPNGDSVPSNRSPAPKDSIDGSIDSSQRSIAVPSLFEEDVEFVGVELEGTEKAMEQALKEGIVGEAGPLKRNMVSKVPEKESSDEGGPGIKEFNDANYWRVDQEVAVLE, encoded by the exons ATGTTTTGGAAGCTTGCATCTCTCTCTGCTTCCTCCCCC GTGGAGGCAATATTAGACAAGGATAATTTCACTTTGGAAGAGCTTCTggatgaagaggaagtgatccAAGAATGCAAGGCCTTAAACAGTCGCCTTATCAACTT TTTGAGAGATCAGACCCAGGTTGAGCAATTGTTACGGTACATTATTGAAGAAGCACCCGAAGATGCTGAAAATAAACGAGCCTTCAA GTTTCCATTCATTGCCTGCGAGATTTTTACATGTGAAATTGATGTCATTTTGAAGACCTTGGTTGATGACGAAGAG CTGATGAACTTATTATTCTCCTTTTTGGAGCCTAATCGCTCACATAGTGCCTTGTTAGCAGGCTACTTTAGTAAG GTTGTTGTTTGCCTAATGATTCGAAAGACAGTTCCACTGATGAATTATGTTCAA GTCCATCAGAATGTTTTCCGTCAACTGGTTGATTTGATAGGAATTACATCCATTATGGAG GTTTTGGTTCGATTAGTAGGTGCTGATGACCATATGTATCACAATTTTATAGATGTGATGCAATGGTTGGCTGAGAGCAACTTGCTTGAGATGATTATTGATAAATTGAGTCCATCT TGTCCTCCCGAAGTTCATGCCAATGCTGCTGAAACATTGTGCACAATAACTAGAAATCCCTCATCTACTCTAGCAATTAAACTTTCAAGCCCAAG TTATGTTGAAAAACTATTGGATCACGCACTGGAAGATTCACAGTCAAAGTCTAGCCTTGTGAATTCACTTTCAGTGTGTGTTTCTTTGTTGGATCCCAAAAGATCTGCTATATCATCTCCCCTTTTTCATTCCTTTCGAAGTCAACACATGTATGAGCCACCAATTCCTGTAAACCCAGACACTATTGGTGCAATGCTACCAAAACTTG GTGAATTGCTTATGCTTCTGAATGTATCATCCGATGAAAAAGTGTTGCCCACAACATATGGAGAACTGAGACCTCCACTTGGCAAGCATCGAttgaag ATTGTTGAGTTCATTGCCGTCCTTCTGAAAACCGGAAATGAAGTGGCAGAAAAAGACATGGTCAATTCAGGAACTATTCAACGAGTCATTGACCTTTTCTTCGA GTATCCATATAATAACTCATTACACCATCATGTAGAAAGTATCATATTATCATGTTTGGAGAGTAAAGCTGATGCCATTGTTGATCATCTTCTTCGGGAGTGTAACTTAATTGGAAGATTTCTCCAAGCAGATAAACATTCTATTCTATCTGCTGACAAAAATACG CCAACTGTACTTGCTGCTGGAAAACAGGCACCACGGGCAGGGAACATTGGGCATATTACTCGTATTGCTAACAAACTTGTTCACCTAGCACATAGTCGAAGCCTCATACTAACATGTCTTCAG GAAAATAGTGAGTGGAGTGAGTGGCAAACATCAGTTCTTCAGGAGCGTAACGTGGTTGAGAATGTTCACCGTTGGGCTTGTGG ACGTCCGACTGCTTTGCAAGATAGGATGAGGGATAGTGATGACGATGACCTTCATGACAGGGACTATGATGTTGCAGCTTTAGCAAATAATTTGAGCCAGGCTTTTAGATACAAAATTTATGGGAATGAGGATAATGAGGAG GAACGTGGCAACGGTGATAGAGAGGATGAG GATGTCTACTTTGATGATGACTCTGCTCAGGTAGTCATATCAAACCTCAGACTCAGTGATGATCAAGGGAG TCTTTTCACAAACTCCAACTGGTTTGCATTCCAAGACGACAGAATTGGTGATGCAACTGGGGGCACAACATCATCTGAGATGATGGATGAGATAAACATGAATGGTGCTGCAAATGGTGGTAACAGTAGTGATGATGAGGTAGTTGTTGGAGAGGATGAAGAATTGGCTGAAAGCACCAATAATCTCAATGGTACATCTAACTCAAGCACAAACATAAATGGGGTAACTGGTAGTGATTCCATGAATGGGGACGCCTTGAACTTCGAAAGCAAAAAGGCAAGTGCTTCACATGATATGGGTTTCTTCAGGTTTGAGTCGGACAATGAAGAATTGTTTGGGGACAGGCCTTTGCCAGAGTGGGTGGGATGGGGTGGACCTTTAGATGTGCAAGATGCTGGCTCAACCACGAATCCATTTGTGGACCATGATTCTTCTGGTTACAACCTTTCTACCAAACCTCAAATAGGTAACCTAAATCCTAGTCCTCCAAATGGGGACTCTGTTCCTTCAAACAGGTCACCAGCCCCTAAAGATTCAATTGATGGGAGTATTGACTCGAGTCAAAGATCAATAGCAGTACCATCACTCTTTGAAGAAGATGTTGAATTTGTAGGTGTAGAATTAGAAGGTACTGAGAAGGCTATGGAACAGGCTTTGAAAGAAGGGATAGTTGGAGAGGCAGGTCCATTGAAAAGAAACATGGTTTCTAAAGTGCCAGAAAAAGAAAGTTCTGATGAGGGTGGTCCTGGAATAAAGGAATTCAATGATGCAAATTACTGGAGGGTTGACCAGGAAGTTGCTGTTCTGGAGTGA
- the LOC108334113 gene encoding uncharacterized protein LOC108334113 isoform X1: MFWKLASLSASSPVEAILDKDNFTLEELLDEEEVIQECKALNSRLINFLRDQTQVEQLLRYIIEEAPEDAENKRAFKFPFIACEIFTCEIDVILKTLVDDEELMNLLFSFLEPNRSHSALLAGYFSKVVVCLMIRKTVPLMNYVQVHQNVFRQLVDLIGITSIMEVLVRLVGADDHMYHNFIDVMQWLAESNLLEMIIDKLSPSCPPEVHANAAETLCTITRNPSSTLAIKLSSPSYVEKLLDHALEDSQSKSSLVNSLSVCVSLLDPKRSAISSPLFHSFRSQHMYEPPIPVNPDTIGAMLPKLGELLMLLNVSSDEKVLPTTYGELRPPLGKHRLKIVEFIAVLLKTGNEVAEKDMVNSGTIQRVIDLFFEYPYNNSLHHHVESIILSCLESKADAIVDHLLRECNLIGRFLQADKHSILSADKNTPTVLAAGKQAPRAGNIGHITRIANKLVHLAHSRSLILTCLQENSEWSEWQTSVLQERNVVENVHRWACGRPTALQDRMRDSDDDDLHDRDYDVAALANNLSQAFRYKIYGNEDNEEERGNGDREDEDVYFDDDSAQVVISNLRLSDDQGSSLFTNSNWFAFQDDRIGDATGGTTSSEMMDEINMNGAANGGNSSDDEVVVGEDEELAESTNNLNGTSNSSTNINGVTGSDSMNGDALNFESKKASASHDMGFFRFESDNEELFGDRPLPEWVGWGGPLDVQDAGSTTNPFVDHDSSGYNLSTKPQIGNLNPSPPNGDSVPSNRSPAPKDSIDGSIDSSQRSIAVPSLFEEDVEFVGVELEGTEKAMEQALKEGIVGEAGPLKRNMVSKVPEKESSDEGGPGIKEFNDANYWRVDQEVAVLE; encoded by the exons ATGTTTTGGAAGCTTGCATCTCTCTCTGCTTCCTCCCCC GTGGAGGCAATATTAGACAAGGATAATTTCACTTTGGAAGAGCTTCTggatgaagaggaagtgatccAAGAATGCAAGGCCTTAAACAGTCGCCTTATCAACTT TTTGAGAGATCAGACCCAGGTTGAGCAATTGTTACGGTACATTATTGAAGAAGCACCCGAAGATGCTGAAAATAAACGAGCCTTCAA GTTTCCATTCATTGCCTGCGAGATTTTTACATGTGAAATTGATGTCATTTTGAAGACCTTGGTTGATGACGAAGAG CTGATGAACTTATTATTCTCCTTTTTGGAGCCTAATCGCTCACATAGTGCCTTGTTAGCAGGCTACTTTAGTAAG GTTGTTGTTTGCCTAATGATTCGAAAGACAGTTCCACTGATGAATTATGTTCAA GTCCATCAGAATGTTTTCCGTCAACTGGTTGATTTGATAGGAATTACATCCATTATGGAG GTTTTGGTTCGATTAGTAGGTGCTGATGACCATATGTATCACAATTTTATAGATGTGATGCAATGGTTGGCTGAGAGCAACTTGCTTGAGATGATTATTGATAAATTGAGTCCATCT TGTCCTCCCGAAGTTCATGCCAATGCTGCTGAAACATTGTGCACAATAACTAGAAATCCCTCATCTACTCTAGCAATTAAACTTTCAAGCCCAAG TTATGTTGAAAAACTATTGGATCACGCACTGGAAGATTCACAGTCAAAGTCTAGCCTTGTGAATTCACTTTCAGTGTGTGTTTCTTTGTTGGATCCCAAAAGATCTGCTATATCATCTCCCCTTTTTCATTCCTTTCGAAGTCAACACATGTATGAGCCACCAATTCCTGTAAACCCAGACACTATTGGTGCAATGCTACCAAAACTTG GTGAATTGCTTATGCTTCTGAATGTATCATCCGATGAAAAAGTGTTGCCCACAACATATGGAGAACTGAGACCTCCACTTGGCAAGCATCGAttgaag ATTGTTGAGTTCATTGCCGTCCTTCTGAAAACCGGAAATGAAGTGGCAGAAAAAGACATGGTCAATTCAGGAACTATTCAACGAGTCATTGACCTTTTCTTCGA GTATCCATATAATAACTCATTACACCATCATGTAGAAAGTATCATATTATCATGTTTGGAGAGTAAAGCTGATGCCATTGTTGATCATCTTCTTCGGGAGTGTAACTTAATTGGAAGATTTCTCCAAGCAGATAAACATTCTATTCTATCTGCTGACAAAAATACG CCAACTGTACTTGCTGCTGGAAAACAGGCACCACGGGCAGGGAACATTGGGCATATTACTCGTATTGCTAACAAACTTGTTCACCTAGCACATAGTCGAAGCCTCATACTAACATGTCTTCAG GAAAATAGTGAGTGGAGTGAGTGGCAAACATCAGTTCTTCAGGAGCGTAACGTGGTTGAGAATGTTCACCGTTGGGCTTGTGG ACGTCCGACTGCTTTGCAAGATAGGATGAGGGATAGTGATGACGATGACCTTCATGACAGGGACTATGATGTTGCAGCTTTAGCAAATAATTTGAGCCAGGCTTTTAGATACAAAATTTATGGGAATGAGGATAATGAGGAG GAACGTGGCAACGGTGATAGAGAGGATGAG GATGTCTACTTTGATGATGACTCTGCTCAGGTAGTCATATCAAACCTCAGACTCAGTGATGATCAAGGGAG TAGTCTTTTCACAAACTCCAACTGGTTTGCATTCCAAGACGACAGAATTGGTGATGCAACTGGGGGCACAACATCATCTGAGATGATGGATGAGATAAACATGAATGGTGCTGCAAATGGTGGTAACAGTAGTGATGATGAGGTAGTTGTTGGAGAGGATGAAGAATTGGCTGAAAGCACCAATAATCTCAATGGTACATCTAACTCAAGCACAAACATAAATGGGGTAACTGGTAGTGATTCCATGAATGGGGACGCCTTGAACTTCGAAAGCAAAAAGGCAAGTGCTTCACATGATATGGGTTTCTTCAGGTTTGAGTCGGACAATGAAGAATTGTTTGGGGACAGGCCTTTGCCAGAGTGGGTGGGATGGGGTGGACCTTTAGATGTGCAAGATGCTGGCTCAACCACGAATCCATTTGTGGACCATGATTCTTCTGGTTACAACCTTTCTACCAAACCTCAAATAGGTAACCTAAATCCTAGTCCTCCAAATGGGGACTCTGTTCCTTCAAACAGGTCACCAGCCCCTAAAGATTCAATTGATGGGAGTATTGACTCGAGTCAAAGATCAATAGCAGTACCATCACTCTTTGAAGAAGATGTTGAATTTGTAGGTGTAGAATTAGAAGGTACTGAGAAGGCTATGGAACAGGCTTTGAAAGAAGGGATAGTTGGAGAGGCAGGTCCATTGAAAAGAAACATGGTTTCTAAAGTGCCAGAAAAAGAAAGTTCTGATGAGGGTGGTCCTGGAATAAAGGAATTCAATGATGCAAATTACTGGAGGGTTGACCAGGAAGTTGCTGTTCTGGAGTGA